In Boudabousia tangfeifanii, the DNA window CGAGGGTAGCTGGGGCGACCCGCAGATTCGGGATCTCGGGGCACTGCTGTAAGACTGAAGCAAGAGGGATGCCATCCAACAAGACTTCATAGATCGAAGGCGTACCTTCACGATGTTCAGCCCCTAACGCGGTCGAGGCATTGCCCTGCGGGTCAATATCGATTACGACAACTTTTAGGCCCCCCAGAGCCAGGGCGGCAGCGATATTAACTGCCGAGGTCGTCTTGCCCACGCCACCCTTTTGGTTGGCAAAAGTCATTACCACCGGGTGATTTGGACGCGGAAATTCAATCGCATTCAGCGCTTGTAAATCAGCATTGTTTCGGGCTAGCTGCGCCGCTAGGGGAGTATCGAAACTAGGATCAGACAAGGCGAACCTCCTACCGAGTGGGAATGAATGCCGGCGCCGGAAAAACCTCCGACGCCGACTAGGTCTGCAAGACCTCTAGTTTATCCCAGTTCAGTAGAGCTTTAAGCCTTACGAGCCGTAACTACTAGGGTTGACTCGGCATCAGGCACTTCGACCTCGTGAACGGCCACGTCCACTAAGTGAAGCTTTTTAAGCACATACTTGGCTTTTTCTAGCTCGGCATCCACATTTTGACCCTTTAACGCCACTAGCGAACCGTCGCGTTTAATCAAAGGAGCGGTAAACCTAGCCAACTTATCCATGGCGGCCACGGCCCGGGCGGTCACCGCTTCAAAGGATTCTTTTTTGTGGAGCTCTTCAGCTCGGGCTCGGCGCACCTCAACATTGTCGAGGCCGACCTCGGAAACAACCAAATCGAGCCACTCGACGCGCCGTTCCATTGGTTCAATCAAAGTGAACTCAAGATCGGGACGCATAATCGCGGCCACAATCCCAGGGAAACCAGCGCCCGAACCCACATCGGCCACGCGACCTCGTTTAGGCAAGAAAGGCACGATCGCGGTCGAGTTCAATAGGTGACGACCCCAGAGACGAGGCAGCTCGCGCGGGCCAATCAGCCCACGCAGTTCACCCTGATCAATCAGCAGATCACCGTAGTGCTCCACTTGGGAAAAGAAAGGTCCTAACAGGTCGCGCATGGCCGCGGTAGGAGTTTCTACCGCGGCCATGTCTACCGAGTCATTATTCGGCGAATCAGTCATCGACATCCGCTTCGTCGTCGACCTCAACAGCCTCTTCCAATACGGTGCCTTCGGGGTAAATCACCACGCGGCGGTTTGGTTCGGAGCCTTCCGAATCAGAAACCAAGCCGGCAGCAGCAACCACGTCGTGGCATACCTTGCGTTCGAAAGCATTCATGGCATCGAGGCGAACCTCTTCGCCAGTGGCCTGGACGCGAGTGACGCCTTCTTCCGCAATCGCGGCTAGGCGGTTACGCTGAGCCTTGCGGTGGCCGGCAATGTCAAGCATGAGACGGGAGCGATCACCGGTCTTGGCCATTACGGCGAGACGAGTTAGTTCTTGCAAAGCGTCCAAGACTTCCCCATCGCGACCAACCAAACGACGCAAGTCGCGATCGTCTTCATCGTCTACGATTTCGACGGTAGCGCGGTCACGCTCAACATCGATTTCGAATTCGCCGCCGACATCAATGATGTCGAGGAGCTCTTCGAGGTAATCAGCGGCGATGTCACCTTGCTCTTCGAGCTTTTTCAACTGCTCTGGATCTAAGTTCATTTTTGTTCCTTCTTAGCAGGGATTAGTTCATTTCGAGGTCGCCGGGGCGCTTGCCCTGCTGCCTCAAACGTTCTTGGCGTTGCTTTTGCTTCTGCTTGCGCAGTTCGGCCTTGCGAGCGCGCTGCTCGGCGCGGCGGAGGTAACGACGACGAGCAATCTCGTCCTCGGTCAAGCCTTCTTCACCGTCATTGGCCATGATGTCTTCGTCACTACGCATATTACCCGACTCATCGCGAGTTGCGCCCGGAATCGCCTGGTTGTTGCCCTTGCGCTGTGAGCGAGGCTTACGAGTAGGCTGGATGCGAACCTGAGGTTCTTCCACTGCCGCCATCTTAGCTTCCAGCTTCTTCTTATCTTCCAGACCCAACTTAATGCGCTGGTTCAATAGAACTTCAGCTCGTTCGTCTTCGAGTTCCTTCACGGCCTCGGGGCTTTCCAAAGCGGCCTTAGAGATCTTTTCTTCGTATTCTTCCATGGTCTTGGCGCGGAAAGCATCGTACTTAGCGGTCTGCTTCTTGTGCCACTTGGCGTAAGCCTCGGAGCCTGGAGTTGGC includes these proteins:
- the rsmG gene encoding 16S rRNA (guanine(527)-N(7))-methyltransferase RsmG; protein product: MTDSPNNDSVDMAAVETPTAAMRDLLGPFFSQVEHYGDLLIDQGELRGLIGPRELPRLWGRHLLNSTAIVPFLPKRGRVADVGSGAGFPGIVAAIMRPDLEFTLIEPMERRVEWLDLVVSEVGLDNVEVRRARAEELHKKESFEAVTARAVAAMDKLARFTAPLIKRDGSLVALKGQNVDAELEKAKYVLKKLHLVDVAVHEVEVPDAESTLVVTARKA
- a CDS encoding protein jag — encoded protein: MNLDPEQLKKLEEQGDIAADYLEELLDIIDVGGEFEIDVERDRATVEIVDDEDDRDLRRLVGRDGEVLDALQELTRLAVMAKTGDRSRLMLDIAGHRKAQRNRLAAIAEEGVTRVQATGEEVRLDAMNAFERKVCHDVVAAAGLVSDSEGSEPNRRVVIYPEGTVLEEAVEVDDEADVDD